GGATAGAATTCCCCGGTGCCTACTATCATGTAATGAACCGAGGCCTTGCCTACCGGGGAATTTTTACGAACCGAAAAGATAGACAGTGTTTTTTGGAACTTCTTTCTGAATGCCATGAAATGTGGGGTATTCGGATTCTTGCCTATTGCTTGTTAAATAATCATTATCATTTGTTAATGCAAACCCCTCAAGCCAATCTTTCCCGAACTATGAGG
The nucleotide sequence above comes from Nitrospiria bacterium. Encoded proteins:
- a CDS encoding transposase, which codes for MSRPLRIEFPGAYYHVMNRGLAYRGIFTNRKDRQCFLELLSECHEMWGIRILAYCLLNNHYHLLMQTPQANLSRTMR